The Salarias fasciatus chromosome 16, fSalaFa1.1, whole genome shotgun sequence sequence AATTCTCTGAGGGCGTGCCCATGTAGCGCTCAGTGTACACAGCATCTGCAAGAGAAAAGCCAGTTAATACTGCAGTTTACACTCGCAGACAAAAAAGTGGAAATAATGAATgcagaaaaacataaaacattaaaTTCATTTAGTATCAgttcataaaaatgttttttcttatCGATTGTTGACATGAAATCTGACAAATGACCTGatctgagctttttttttggcacataTGCTGCCAGATCTGAAATCCCATCTGCTGCAGCGTTTCTCCGTGGATTTATGCTGGCAAAAGTCTGCCTTTTCTCAGGGAATCTTTTTTCAGCCTCCAGCCGCATTTTCACAGGTTCACCGTTGCAGCCTAACTTTGATGTTGACGCCACTTTCTAGCATTGCGGAGCAGCGTTTACTGTTGCGCAAAAAGATGAAAGCATGGGTATATAGAATGTCTGATAAAGAAAACTGATGATTCAAACTACACACGTTTCATGTAGTTATACACTAATGAAGGCATCGGTTTGGGAACCAGATTCCACGTCCTCGAAATCCGGCACACTGGTTCCTGATGtacagaaaacaataaagtgCTCTCAGAGCGGCCTACGGGATTATGTGCTTCAGGTTGGTAtgtcctttgtgtgtgtgtgtgtgtgtgtgtgtgtgtgtgtacacccaCCATAATATTCCCACTTGGCTACTGGCGCCACTGCCATCCCACACTTGAAGAGTCCGGTTCCAGCTCCCAGGGCCATGGAAGCAACATACCCGCCGTAAGACTGGAGGTCAAATAAAGGCACATTTATTGAGCACaagcaaataataataataataataattataataattaacAAGAGACATTAACATAACTTACCCAGCCCCATATGGCAATTCTGTCTTTATCAATAAATCCCATGTCAATAAATTTCCTGTAACACACAGATCAATTATTATCTGGAAAAGAGAACACAAAGCATCAAACGTTGTAAATACGACTCATGGGACTGAAGGTCCGGGCTCCTTTTACCTGACAGCTGCGATCTGATCCTCCACTTCGAACGAGCCAAGGCGCTTGTAGATTGCGTGCAATATGTCGTCGCCCTGGTAACCGCTTCCCCTCCCGTCGAAACTGGCGACGATGATCCCGTGCGAGCTGGCGAGGTAGGTGCCCCAGTTCAGTTTGAAGCGATACTCCACGCTCTGACTGCAGGGGCCGGCGTACCTGCAACCAGGACACGGCCACAGCAAAAAACCCCATcaaaccctcatgtttcagtctgACCTAGAAGGAGCGGCGAGGACGAGCGTCCACTCACACGTCGATGAGGAGAGGGTACTTTTTTGTCTTCTTGAAATTTGGCGGCAGCATCATTTCATACCAGAGATCTGTTGGTGACAGGAAGTGATTTATTAGCTGGTATCACCTCTGATGAGACAATTAAAATGTGAATCATCAATAAAAAACTAAGCCCTTTGTTGGATAAAGCAGTAAGAAGACAGATGAACGGTTTGATATTTCCAGAAGAGTATTTTTGTATCTTTTCAGCCATATGGATGCACTGTCTCACCAAATCCTGCGATCTTCAGCGTCCCGTGTTGTATTGTTGGCATCTGGAACTCTGACAGTATGTTCGCCAGGCCACTGTTGTCTTCAAGAACGGCAAGCTCTGAGAAACAAAAGAATGATTACATTACAACTGGAAATGGTATTCAAAAAGGCAAGAATAAAAGTGATCATTTCCATATTTCAGAGTGTATAAAATGTTgcattgtgtttgttgttgaagTCTGAGAAACATTTTTCTGATCTGTGTCAGTGACGATCACCGGCTGGACCAGCCTGGCTACTTTAAATGGGACAGGATCACTGCCAACACACACCTTGTAACTAAAACCACACATGAGTTGacactattaaaaaaacacttacgCTGACCTGGAGCTCATATAATCTTTGAATATATCCATCGACTGCACCTTAGAGTAAACCGAGTGAAAATACATCTCATTCTAATCAGAGATATGGATTTTCACATGAATTAAAAACTCCTCTCATTACAGCtttgcaaaatgaaaaatgttttcagtgtttccagagCAGGAATCAGATTTCATATCAATTCCAGATATATTTTAGctttgagaaataaatgtctGTTTATTTTCCGCGTTATCGAACGCTAAAGCTTCACTTTTTAAACTGCTGCTCCACTGGAGATTCATGAGTCAGGAGTAACTGAAGagctttttatttctcatttcactgtaaagttAACTGAAAGGTGATAAATAGACGGTGACGCTGGAGTAATGTGTTGAACCTGTGAACATGTGTAGTCAGCACCTGAGCCGTTTCTATCCATGAGAGTGTAGAGAGGCAGTCCAGGCCCTGGTCAGAACAGAAATAGTACAACGTCTCAGTGTCTCCGATCATTGAGCACCGACAGtcgcccccaccccacccccgcccgCCCGACCCTCCATCAATTATATGGCTGCATGGGTGAGTTATTGCTCAAAGGAAAATGTGAGTAACTGACCATAGCAGTCCATCCGGTAGTAAGAGGCGTCAACACTCAAGTAACCTGAGTTGTAGAGACACCGGTCCTTGTTCCGGTCGCAGGTGAGGCACTGAGTGGCAGAAGGGCTGCTTCCAATCATTAccctgtggagaaaaaaacggCAGAAAAGTAAAGTCAACAACTTCTTTGGATGACACAAGAGCGGGCAGCATGGAAACCTACCAGCCAGGCCCAGCTGTACATTTCCATTGCATTACATTGCATTAGGCACAATTTAATCTCATAAGCCTCGAGCGCAGGTTTTCTGGACTGGAGAAGGGCATCAAAGTACCCagaaaaaacccacacatgcacaggaagaacattcaaactccacactgaTAAGGACGGAGCTTTTTTGCACAGCGAAGCTgcacagtgaagacaaataaaaaGGTACACCCACCATTCATTTCCATTTAAGTCACACGGACGAACAGCGGTTCTTACTTGTAGAGGTTTCTTTGCACTGGGATTCCTTTGTACTCGTTACTCACGAAATATCTGATGAAAAACATTTCCCACAAGTCATTTCTGCTCTATGTTTCACCACATTTTAAGAGCAAACTCTGGATTCATTGACTCACATAGCAACGTTAGTTAATTTGCTGATGTAGATGACTTCCCACTTCCCGGAGGTTATAGGTGTCGCAATGCCCTTTCGGAAGAAGTCATCTGTGAGCCACTTCACACCGAAGACTCCGGGAACATATCTTAACGTGTTTAAAGGACACTTACGTCTTTCACGTGATGAATATGCTTGTAGCCCTTAGCGTCACTCATCACTTTGTAGAAACTGAGATCATCTTCAGCAAAGAAAATAGGCAACGGCATGTACTGGAGGACAAAAGGACGTATTTATCAACATACATcaaatcagaagaaaacaaatataaaaacttGGCAGTGGTAAATCTTACATGGCCGATCCAGCCCGTCTTGCTTGTCTGCTCGAATTtctgcaaagacacacaaataTGACTTTTGGTTAATTACCATCAGAAGAAACATGAACTCGGGACGAGTCACGACTTCCTGAACAAACAGATAATCAGAGAAGCGACAGAGACCTGTTTTTCTGTCCAGCTGTTCCCGTCAAAGTCATAGATCTGTACAACCAGATGATTCTGTTTTCTGGTGAGCCACTGCACAGCGACGCGTCCGTCCGTGGCCCAGGTCACTGAGCACAAGATGTACTCACTGGGGAAAGGCAACGCAAAGTGACAAGGATTCCAAATGAAGCCGGGTGCCAACATATCGCTGtcgtttaaaaaaataaaaaaaagagagagattctACCCAGATGAAACTGAGGCGGGGGGTTTCACTCGCGTACGGTTGAATGGACTTGTGGTGTCGAGCACATACAGCTTCACCTTGGTGAGGGAGGATCCAGCCTGTCACAAACCCACATGTGGAGTTATTCATagaaaaacagagtgaaaaaacatgatttataGTGATTACAATGGGAAcggagaaaattaaaaacaaaattgttGATTTTTGTGCCTCATAAGCTCTAAGAACATGGAATTGTGaatatttctgttcatttgtaaaaagaaaacttacaaatattaatataaataaaacaaaaatgatgaacaaaaatgaacttttcaaaAGAATTCAGATTTTTGTAATTTATACTGCAATAACACaattggccctcatttatcaaacgatctttcaaacgggtttatatctgagcggtgagctcatcgtacgacggggctcgcgtGGCTTTACAGAAACgtccgtacctcgccgatctcagcgtttgagtgatcgggtgttgatcaATGCGGCGGttgaatttgatcgtcattaacaatgTTATGCCCGGAAATATTCACAGTTCTGAAGCCGCGCCCagtgaggtcaaacacagaaaaggagcgattttggcgaaaaaagaaacttttgggagctggaaatggatcctctcaggtctgaggtgaacgtaaatcaggaggagctctttatttggaagaataaaaactgaaattaaagggaaaaacgTTGTCTGGAGGAACCTCGCAGCAGCGGTGAGCAGCGTCgcctggacgaacggacaccggctgaggtctgaacagattatagatccgttaatttaattaaaccctgatattacaaataatgaggctgattcatgttcattcattcagtgtgATGACAGCCTTTAAACATGCTCTGACGTTTGGAGCATCAACAGCCATGTGTGAGAATTCTTTTTCTACTTTAAAAAGTGTTCTCTCAGACAATAGATTGAGCATGCTGCACCAACGAAAAGCACATTTGGTGCAGCTGGCCTTTGAAAGAGACCTAACTAAAAGATTTGCTACTGAATGGAAGAAAGCAGTGATGAAGAGGTTCAACTCTGAGAAGCGTCGACTGCAGCTCCACTAAGTGGTGAGTAGAGAAGATATTTATTTAAAGGGGGTATGATATTGTGATTGATATTGGTTGCACAACTGATTTTCATGTGCATATGAAATGAATTGTGTGCTTGTTGTCCTGGTAATAATAGACCATATAGATTCAGTACAGTATGCACATATGTATGTGCAGACCTGTGGGAAaatcaacactgcccccacccccccccccccccccccccccaccttccccGTGCTGTCCGACTCTGAgacataaacaaaacaataaaactctgagctgtacaacatgaatcagcctcattatttgtaatatcagggttaaattaaattaacggatctataatctgttcagacctcagctggtgtccgttcgtccaggcGACGCTGCTCATCGAGGTTCCTCCAGACGGcgtttttccctttaatttcagtttttattcttccaaagagctcctcctgatttaccttcacctcagacctgagaggatccatttccagctcccaaaagtttcttttttcgccaaaatcgctccttttccgtgtttgacctcactggGCGTGGCTTCAGAagtgtgaatatttcagggcgtaacactgttaatgacgatcaaattcagccgccgcatttatcaacacctgATCACTCAAAtgctgagatcggcgaggtacggaagtttctgtaatgccacgcgagccccgtcgtacgatgagctcaccgctcagatatacccccgtttgaaagatcgtttgataaaCGAGGGCCATTAACTCTAACCTCCCGGCCTGGATCTTTCCTGAACTTTAAACTCTGCCTACCTTCGGGTAGGGAACGGCCACCGTCTCAGGATACTGCTCCGATCCAAACCATGTGTATTCCACTTTCTGCACTTCTGTGTCATTAAACTCCGCATAGGCCAGGTATTTTCCAGTCGGGGACCACCAAACGGCCGCATTCGATGCAAAGACTTCCTCTGTGATATGCAATAATAACAGAAagttaaatgcttttttttttttttttttttttttttaacagatataCAACTGTGAACCTGAGAGCCTTAAGTGCTGGATGCTCACCCTCGTACACCCAATCAGGGACGCCGTTAAGAATCTCGTTCTTCTTGCCGTTGGTTGTCAACTGAACAGCTCCAGAATCAGTGGCATTgaccattaaaaaaatgttgtagTCGTATACAAAGGCCTGGAAGATATACAAATACAGATgctcacacacagactgaccaaATGTTCATCTTCAACACCGCTTCGCCACACTTAAATTCATTTATAAGCAATTCAGCATTTGGCTGTATGTGTTGGGACTGTTCCCCCTGGATAAACTTGAACTGATTGCATGAAACCAGACAGAATTAATGTTTACAAGTAATCAGCCCAAGTGGAGTTCTGTTAAAATGGATTTAGCTGAATATcggaaacatgaaaaaaacagtgtAAGCTCACATATTTGTTTCCTGCTGGTGCCCAGGTAAAGTACTGCACCTCATGGGGAAGATTCACAGTCGTGACAAACTTCCTGCAAGGAAATATGAGGAACAAATTGAGCGATTAGCAGACGTGTGAAGTGTCACATCTCTCTCGGAGCGTGTGTTACTTACGAGGCTTCTCTGTCATAGATGGAGTATGAGGCTGTGTACGAGTGCCTCCATTTCTGGAGagtttcaaacacaaacattgtCTCACACCGGTTTATATTCAAGAAAGCAACCACATGTTGAAATAGATATTTGGATTGGGCCGAGTATCACTCAGTGGCGTCTCACCTTTGTGGCGTTGCCCTCTAAAGCCACGTATTTATAATCAGCTGACAAAAGGTAAACACTGGCATCCACTTgttcctgaaatgaaaagcgggaaaagaatatttaaaatatctatcattttgctttttttgccaCAAAATGATCATATTTTAAGATATATATAATGTCTTTTACAAAGATTGAACTGTTCAAATATAGTGACTCCTCCTTTGTCTCGACGTTGTGGAGAAAGACATCCCCTTCTCTTGTTTTATGCAAATACTCCTTATCTGCAGAAGTAGAAaaaaagacttgtttttttgtacaGTATGGATTCTGATGAAGAACCATCAACTCAGCAAAGGAGAAGTGAAACCTGATATCCAGTGCAAATAGTAGGATCTCCATCTGATGGTGTCATTGAAGTAATCGTCAAGAGTGAAAGGCCTTTTGGTTACTCCAGACTCTGAAAAGATGTACATGCTGCATTAATtaggtgggtttttttctcctctttttgaaCCAAAACTGCTGATCCAGGCCTGTTTTAATGACTCTGACCTTCAGCAACATGCCATTCCTCTGACAGCAGTTTTGATCTGCACACTTTTAACAGAAAGGAGGTGATCCAAAAGCAGGATTTGCATCGCAGTTGCGACACAACGAGCTGCTTTTGGGTTTCCCCATCCAGCACTTCTCtgtggagcagagctgtgacTTACTGCTGTAATAAACTGCAGGGATCGTTATTAAGGTGATGATGACGGCCGCTCCCAACAACGCCCACAGCACCTTGTTGCACCTCTGtgaaaggacacacacacacacacacacacacacacacacacacacacacacacacacacacacacacacacacacacacgcacacttcgAAGTAACTCTTTTCTGTCTGACAAGCCAACTTTACGCACTCAAAGTAGACAGTTCTcggttttttttacatgtatttcTTGATGTTTTAAAGTCTTTAACGGATCGTTTACTGACCATGATGCAGAGGATGTCGCCCTCGAGCAGTCGGCGGCTCAATAATCCTCAGAAGATCGCTTCAAAGTGTCGTCCTGGGCGCGCAGCCTGGCGAACATTACTCCCGTTGCGCAGCGGCCGCGGCGACGCCTTCAGACTGAATCCAGCGGCGAGCTGGAGGAACGCGGCTCCGTCCTGCTTCAGTCGAGGTCTCTGCTGCACATTCCTGAGCCCGGCGGCGGACGGGGGAGAGATGCCTCCCTGAAAGTCCGCTCAGCAACTTTCCCCGAGAGCGCACAACTTCTCCTGGTACTAGGAAGTAACTGTGGCTTTCCAGCTGCCGGCGCGCAAATCCTGCGCGCAACAGACGCAGGGAAGTTGGCTCACTTTACCAATTAAGTACACATATTTTGATAAAGAAATGATCTATGTCACTTTTCAATTCAATATATTCGTTTGTGACTCTCATATACTGAGaagtattggaaaaaaaaacattcaaaatataattttgcttttttactttaatttgaCAAACTTGTGATTGTCCCAGGCGATCTGGTCACACAGGTAATCCATCTATGCGGAAACAGTAACTTTCTAAAAATAGCAGCACGGACTGTCTCAAAAGAAGAGAGTCACTAAGTGGATGCGTTACATGGAGAACCAACAGCACCTGTCTGTGTTGACAGGTGGGCTCAGAGGGGCTCCAATGGCTCACCGGCTCCTGTCTCCAGAGgctttgatggaaaaaaatatatcaggaagcacattttgaaaatatttcagctttatttgaaATCAATCATTCACACCCATGATACAAGACAGGCATATTCAGGGTGTTTAAGGCAAAGAATATCAACTCTATATCTCTGGATTGAACGCTCATTCCCTCTGCAACACCTTTGACAAGAAAATTCTAACATTCAAAATAAGAACCATAAAAACCAGCATAAAGTGCTTCCAGTCGTCTCAACAATTTAGGACTCAAATGATCCACCATAAGTGCTTGTGCAGTGGTGTGGAAAAGAAGTGCTCTTGGTTGATTTAGAAAATGTGCATGATGAATGCTGCATGATTTTGGGGCAATCTTAAGATTAACAGTTTAGCAAAGAG is a genomic window containing:
- the fap gene encoding LOW QUALITY PROTEIN: dipeptidyl peptidase 4 (The sequence of the model RefSeq protein was modified relative to this genomic sequence to represent the inferred CDS: inserted 2 bases in 1 codon); this encodes MRCNKVLWALLGAAVIITLITIPAVYYSKSGVTKRPFTLDDYFNDTIRWRSYYLHWISDKEYLHKTREGDVFLHNVETKEESLYLNSSIFEQVDASVYLLSADYKYVALEGNATKKWRHSYTASYSIYDREASKFVTTVNLPHEVQYFTWAPAGNKYAFVYDYNIFLMVNATDSGAVQLTTNGKKNEILNGVPDWVYEEEVFASNAAVWWSPTGKYLAYAEFNDTEVQKVEYTWFGSEQYPETVAVPYPKAGSSLTKVKLYVLDTTSPFNRTRVKPPASVSSGEYILCSVTWATDGRVAVQWLTRKQNHLVVQIYDFDGNSWTEKQKFEQTSKTGWIGHYMPLPIFFAEDDLSFYKVMSDAKGYKHIHHVKDGIATPITSGKWEVIYISKLTNVAIYFVSNEYKGIPVQRNLYKVMIGSSPSATQCLTCDRNKDRCLYNSGYLSVDASYYRMDCYGPGLPLYTLMDRNGSELAVLEDNSGLANILSEFQMPTIQHGTLKIAGFDLWYEMMLPPNFKKTKKYPLLIDVYAGPCSQSVEYRFKLNWGTYLASSHGIIVASFDGRGSGYQGDDILHAIYKRLGSFEVEDQIAAVRKFIDMGFIDKDRIAIWGWSYGGYVASMALGAGTGLFKCGMAVAPVAKWEYYDAVYTERYMGTPSENSEWYKNSSVTPRAKNFKTVDYLLVHGTADDNVHFQQAAQISKALVDEQVGFETMWYTDKNHNLGGPAHYHXYTLMSHFLQKCLVDPK